From the Streptomyces nodosus genome, the window CAGTCCTTCAAGATCGCCTTCGACCAGGAGATCCAGCGGCTCTACGACGAGTGGGACAAGTTGGGGGCCAAGGTCGCCGACGACTCCGCGCTGCCGGGTGACGTGGCCGCCTACACCCGGGCCACCGGCACGGCCGCCGGTCCGCTGCCCGCCACCGCGCGTCCGCTGCCGTACCGCACGCTGGCGTCCGTCGCCGACATCACCGCGGGCCACCAGGACCAGGCGCTGCGCATCCTGTCCGACCTCGACCCGGCCCACCCGCTCGCCTCGCTCGAGGAGGCCCGGCCGCGGTACGACAGGGCCGAGGCCTGGATCAACACCTATGTCCCGGCGGACCAGCGCACCATCGTCCGCGAGGAGCCGGACGTCGATCTGCTGAAGTCCCTCGACGAGAAGGCGCAGCACTCGCTGCGGCTGCTGCTCGACGGTCTCGACGAGCACTGGTCGCTGGACGGGCTCACCCACCATGTGTACGGCGTGCCCAAGGTGCAGGCCGGGTTCTCCGCCGACGCCACGCCCAAGGAGCTGCCGCCGGAGATCAAGACCGCCCAGCGGTCGTTCTTCGCGCTCCTCTACCACCTGCTCGTCGGCCGGGACACCGGTCCGCGGCTGCCCACCCTGCTGCTCGCGGTGGGGCAGGACCGGGTGCGCAGGCTGCTCGGGGAGTGATCCCACGCGTGAGGCCCCCGTACGGGAACGTACGGGGGCCTCACGCATGTGGTGGTGGGCTTCACCCGGTCACGCGATGTGGTCCTCCTCCAGTTCCGCCGTGTGGCGGTTGGTGAAGCGGTTGACCATGCGCTTGGCGTCCTCCGGGGCGAGGGTGCGGCCGAACTCCGCCTCGACGTTGTCACCGAACTCCCGGGGAGTCGGGTAGCTGCCGTTGATCGACTTCTTGAAGACCTGGTAGTGGTCGTCCTCGTTCGGTTCCGTGCCGCCGCCCCCGCCGAGCTCGCGGGTGCGGGCACCGGAGACGGGGATGGGGAAGCTGCCGGTCTCCTCCGGGGAGGGCTCCTGGACGGGCTGCTGCTGGTACTCCGGATGCTGGAACTCCGGCTGCTGCGGCTGCTCCTGGAACTGCTGCACCTCTTCCCGGAACTGCTGCATCTGCTCCTGGTACTGCTGCGGCTCCGCCGGGTACTGCTCCTGCTCCTCGTACCAGCTCAGGTGCTCCTCCTCGGGACCGTAGGAGGGCTCCGGTTCGTACGCGGCGTCGTAGCCGCCCTGGTATTCGCTCTGGGGAGGGGTGTTGAACCAGGGGCTGTGCTCGGGGTCCGGCGCCTGGGCGGGCTGCTCGGGTCCCTGGCCGCCGTCGAGCGGGGGGTGCGGTTCGGCCGCCGGCGCCACCGCCTCCCGCGCGAGGGGCGCCGGGTCGGCGGCACGGTCGGCCGGGGCCGCTTCCAGTTGCGGCGCCGGAGGCACCAGGGCCGTCTCGATGCCCGCCGCGGCCAGGCCCGCCGGGGCCGTGTTGGCCAGCGGGACGCCGTACCGCGCCAGCCTCAGCGGCATCAGCGCCTCCACCGGGGCCTTGCGGCGCCAGGCGCGGCCGAAGCGGGAGCGCAGCCTGGCCTGATAGACCAGACGCTCCTGTTCCAGCTTGATGACCTGGTCGTAGGAGCGGAGCTCCCACAGCTTCATACGGCGCCAGAGCAGAAAGGTGGGCAGGGGCGAGAGCAGCCAGCGGGTCAGGCGGACGCCCTCCATGTGCTTGTCCGCCGTGATGTCCGCGATCCGGCCGATCGCATGGCGGGCCGCCTCGACCGCGACCACGAAAAGCACCGGGATCACCGCGTGCATGCCCACGCCCAGCGGGTCCGGCCAGGCCGCGGCGCCGTTGAACGCGATCGTCGCCATGGTCAGCAGCCATGCCGTCTGGCGCAGCAGGGGGAAGGGGATGCGGATCCAGGTCAGCAGCAGATCCAGGGCCAGCAGGACACAGATGCCCGCGTCGATGCCGATCGGGAAGACATAACTGAAGTTCCCGAAGCCCTTCTGGATGGCCAGCGCGCGAACGGCCGCGTACGAACCCGCGAAGCCGATCCCGGCGATGACGACTGCACCGGCGACGACCACACCGATGAGAACCCGGTGCATCCGAGTCAGTTTGATCGGCCCGGCCACCTGTACTCCCCTCCCCGCACGTGTTGTTGCGCGCAACAGGGTTGCACACGTGTTCGGCGGGCGAGTGGCCGGTGGGGTACGAGCCCGGTCCGCGCGGGACCGGGCTCGGGCGTTTTCCCTGGTGGCGCCGTTACGTTCAGTTCTTCGCGTCGGCCGACTTCGACGAAGAGGACTCCGCGGAGGAGGACTTCGACGGGGAAGCGCTCTCCGACGCACTCCTCGAGGCGCTCGGGGACGCGCCCTTGGAGGCCGGCGCGGAGGGCGAGGCGCTCGTCGACGCGCCCGCGTCGCCGCCCTTGTTCGCCTCCGACACCGCGGCGACGACCTCCTTGACGGCCTTCTCGGCCGCCTTCGTCAAGGCGTCGGCGTCGGGCGCGCCGTCACCGGCCAGACCCGCACCGTTGTAGTCGAGGGTGACGACGACGTTCTCCACGCGCGCCACGACCGTCTGCTGCTTGAAGGTGCCTTCCTTCTTCTTCAGGTCGTAGCGCACGGTGGTCGCCTGGTCGCCCGCGCCCGTCAGCGGCTCCGATTTGGTGGACCCGGCCCCGTCGACGGACGCGGCCTCGTGCACCTGCTTGTCGTAGTACTGCTGCGCCTGCTTGTCGGCCTCGCCACGCGCGGCGTCCGACTCGAAGCGCAGCAGGGAGACATTGAGCCAGCGGAACTGGGAGCCCTTGACGCCGTTGTCCTTCAGGCTGTCCCAGGAGCAGCCGACACGGGCCTCCGGATCGTCGGAGGCGCCCTGCTTGCCGGACTTCGCCTCCGGGACCAGATCGCCCAGGGTCTTCTTGGAGAGCACGGTGCACGGCTTGGGCAGCGTCGTGTAGACGGCCGGCCGTATGGAGTCCGCCGAGGCGCTCGCGCTCTGCGAGGGGCGCGCGGACGGGCTCTGCTGCGTGGTGGAGCTGCCCGTGGGGGAACCGGAGTCCGAGGAGCACCCGGCGGCGACGAGCACCGCGGGAACGGCGGCCGCGCAGACGAGGACGCGGCGAAGGCGGGAGGTCCGGCGGGACGGCCGGTACTCGTCCCGAGCGTGCTGGTCTCGCTGGTTCCGCTGGTCTCGCTGTGCAGGTCGGTGCATGGTTCCTTCACTCATGACGCTCGTGGATCGTGCGGTCGGATCGGGTCCGAGGGGCCACGGTACGCGGTGCGGAGACATGCGGTGCCGGGTCGGGGCCGGTCGCCGGGACCGGCCGGGGGCGGCGGTCAGCCGAGCGAACCGGCCAGCCGATCGGCCAGTTTTCGGGCCTTGTCCTGCATGTCCTTGCTGTCCGGGGCGTCCGTGGCGGTGGCCGGCTGCTCGTCGTACTGGATGGTCACGATCACATTGGACGTGCGGAACACCACAGTCACGGTGCGCTGCCGGGAGCTGCTCAGCTGGTCGTCGAGGAACGCCTCGTCCCCGAGGTCGTCGAGCGCGCGGGGCTGGAGGTCGGCCGGGGTCCCGGAGACGGAGGGGCTCGCGGGAGCCGAGGGGGTGCTGGAGGCGGTGGCGGAGGCGGACGCCTCGCCGCCGGGCGCGGGGTGCCGCGTGGAGGCGGAGGGCGAGCCGGAGGGCGTGCTGCTCGCGCCGTCCGTGCCGGCGCCGTCGGGGGACGTGGAGCCCGCACGAGGCTCGGGCAGATCCGCGGCGGTCTCCTTGACGGCATAGACCTCATGGGCGCGGCTGTCGTCGGAGACCGTGTTGTCGTACGACACCACACGCTCGAAGTCGACATACAGATGGTCCGTGGCGCCGGTCGACTCGGCCTTCCAACGGCAGCCCGAGCGGCGGTCGTTGTTGTAGGTGGGCACCGCCGTGCCCGCGTACGCCTTGTCGCGCTGCTCCTGGTCGGTCACCTGCCGGATGCCCGGCAGCAGCGAGCCGAGGGTGTCATGGCTCACCGCGCCGCAGGCGTCGGCGAGCGTGCGGTACTTGCCGGGCTGGGCGCCGCTGGCGTCCGCGGGGGCACCGCCGGCCTTGGAGTCCTCCGCGGCGCCGCCACTCTGGGAGCTGCCGGTGCAGGCGGCCAGCAGGGCCGCGAGGAGGACGACGGCGCCCGGTACGTACGCCTTCCGCTGCACGGTGAGGCTCCTCTCGACGGTTCCGCGACGGTTCCGCGACGGAGCCGTGGGGTGCGGAGTGGCCGGCTGGACGGATCCGCCGGTTATTCGGTTGCCGCCGGGGGCGGCTCCTTGCAGACAATGTGTATCGCACGCACTGCCGTGGACGCCGGTCCGTTGTCCTTTACGTCGACCTTGGCGCCGGTTTTTGCGATAGCAGACTTTTGACGCGTTTCAGGGGAGTGGGGGGCATATGTCATATGTAGAGGTGCCGGGGGCGAAGGTCCCGATCCGTATGTGGACGGACCCGGCGGGCGTCGAGGACGTCGCGATGCGGCAGTTGCGGAACGTCGCGACGCTGCCGTGGATCGAGGGCCTCGCGGTCATGCCGGACGTGCACTACGGCAAGGGGGCGACCGTCGGCTCGGTCATCGCCATGCGGGACGCGGTGTGCCCGGCGGCGGTGGGGGTGGACATCGGCTGCGGGATGTCGGCGGTGCGGACGTCGCTCACGGCCGACGACCTGCCGGGGGATCTGTCCCGGCTGCGGTCCGCGATCGAGCGGGCCATCCCGGTCGGGCGGGGGATGCACGACGATCCGGTCGACCCCGGCCGCTTCCACGGCATGCCCACCTCAGGATGGGACGACTTCTGGGGGCGGTTCGACTCGGTGGCCGACGCGGTGAAGTTCCGCGCGGAGCGTGCGACCAGGCAGATGGGCACGCTCGGTTCGGGCAATCACTTCGTGGAGGTGTGCGTGGACACCGAGGGGGCGGTGTGGCTGATGCTGCACTCCGGCTCCCGCAACATCGGCAAGGAACTCGCCGAGCACCACATCGGCGTGGCGCAGCGGCTCCCGCACAACCAGGGGCTGATCGACCGTGACCTCGCCGTCTTCGTCGCGGGCACACCGCAGATGGCGGCGTACCGCAACGACCTGTACTGGGCGCAGGAGTACGCCCGGTACAACCGCACGCTGATGATGGCCCTGCTGAAGGACGTGATCCGCAAGGAGTTCAGAAAGGCGAAGCCGGCCTTCGAGCGGGAGATCTCCTGCCATCACAACTATGTGTCCGAGGAGCGGTACGAGGGCATGGATCTGCTGGTGACCCGCAAGGGCGCGATCCGGGCGGGTGCCGGCGACTACGGGATCATCCCGGGCTCGATGGGCACCGGCTCGTACATCGTGAAGGGCCTCGGCAACGAGAAGGCGTTCAACTCGGCCTCGCACGGCGCGGGCCGCCGGATGAGCCGCAGCGCGGCCAAGCGCCGCTTCACCGCGAAGGACCTGGAGGAGCAGACCCGGGGCGTGGAGTGCCGCAAGGATTCGGGGGTCGTGGACGAGATCCCGGGTGCCTACAAGCCGATCCGGCAGGTCATCGACCAGCAGCGCGACCTGGTCGAGGTCGTGGCCGAACTCAAGCAGGTCGTCTGTGTGAAGGGCTGACGCGCTCCGCCGTCGCGGGCGGGCCGGAACGGGGCGGAACCGGTCAGCCCGCCGCGCAGTCCTCCTGATGCAGACAGGTCAACTTTCCATGGAGGGACGGCTGATGAACCGAGCACGCGGAAGCGGGACGCTCCGGGCCGCCGGGCTGCTGCTGGTCGTGGGGACGCTGCTCGTGGGGTGTTCGCAGGGCTACAACGACAAGCGGGGCAAGGGCGATGCGCCGGTGAAGGGCAAGGCCGGGGACAACACGCCCGTGGAGGTCTACAACTTCCCGGACGGCTTCGGGAATCTCGCCACCAAGTGCGTCGGGCACGGGTTCCGGGCGTATGTGACCACCAACGCCGACGCCCCGTCGAACGTGCAGATCGTGGAGGACAAGGCGTGCGCCGGCTGAGCACCGCGGTCGCCGCGGCCGGCGTCTGCGCCGCACTCCTGCTCGGCGTCAGCGGCTGCTCCCGGCAGCACTACGAGGAGCGCGGCAAGGCGGACGCCCCGGTGCTGGGCAGGGCGGGGGAGGACTCCCCCGCCGAGGCCTACAACTTCCCGGACGGGTTCGGGAACCTCGCCACCAAGTGCGTGGGGGACGGCAAGCGGGGCTATGCCACCACGTCCTTCGTGCAGTCCAAGGACGAGGACGACGTCAGGATCCTCCCCGCGAACGCCGTCATCGTCGATGATCCTTCGTGCCGGTCGCGCTGAACACCGGGCGACCGGCCCGCCGTCACCTGGTGCGCCGTCACTTCGCGTGGCGTACGGCGTAGATCATCACGAACGCCACCACATGGATGCCGAAGAGGAAGTACGCGAGGTAGTACCAGACATACCGCTCGCGCTTCTTCTCCAGCGACAGGCGGTCCCGGTCCGCGGTGTCCTCGGGCTCGGCCGCCGGGGTCGGTTCGGTCATCGTGCCTCCCGGTGGACCTTGGTGTTCGACGCCTGGGCCCGGGGGCGGACCACCAGGAGGTCGATATTGACGTGGCTGGGGCGGGTGACCGCCCAGCCGATCGTGTCGGCCACATCCTCCGCCGTCAGCGGCTCGGCGACGCCCTCGTACACCTTGGCCGCCTTCTCCGCGTCGCCGCCGAAGCGGGTCAGCGCGAACTCGTCCGTCCGTACCATCCCGGGGGCGATCTCGATCACCCGGACCGGGGTGCCGACGATCTCCAGCCGGAGGGTCTCGGCGAGGACGTGCTCGGCGTGCTTCGCGGCGACATAGCCCGCGCCGCCCTCGTACGTCCCGTGGCCCGCGGTGGAGGAGACGACCACCACCGTGCCGTCACCGCTCGCCGTCAGCGCGGGGAGCAGGGCCTGGGTGACGTTCAGGGTGCCGAGGACGTTCGTCTCGTACATCCGGCGCCAGTGCTCGGGGTCGCCGGTGGCGACCGGGTCGGCGCCCAGCGCACCGCCCGCGTTGTTGACCAGGACCCCGATCGTCCGGAAGGCGGTGGCGAAGGTCTCGACCGCCGCCCGGTCCGTGACGTCCAGCGCATATGCCGTCGCCGAGTGACCGGCCGTGGTGAGTTCCTCGGCGAGCGCCTCGATACGGTCCTTGCGGCGGGCCGTGAGCACCACGCGATGGCCCGCCTCGGCGAGCCGTCGGGCCGTCGCGGCGCCGATGCCGCTGCTCGCGCCGGTGACCACGGCGATGCGGGAGGCGGCGGCGGGTTCGGCGGCGGTCATGAGGCTGCTCCTCGGGCGGCGGTTCGGCGATGCGTGCGGCGGGCTCGGCGCTGTGCGGGTGCGCACGGTCGGTCGAGTGGCCTCCGCCCAGGATAGTGCGGGCGGTCCGGGGCCCGGCGGATGCGTCCGAGAGGCCGTAGCCCTGACCGGGAGCGGTCAGCGGCCCCGGGGTGCCCACATGATCACGGCCATCCCGGCCAGACAGATCAGCGCGCCGGTCACGTCCCAGCGGTCCGGGCGGTAGCCGTCCGCGATCGCGCCCCAGGCCAGGGAGCCGGCCACGAAGACCCCGCCGTACGCGGCGAGGACCCGGCCGAAGTGGGAGTCCGGCTGAAAGGTGGCGACGAAGCCGTAGACGCCGAGGGCCAGGACGCCCGCGCCGATCCACAGCCGCCCCCGGCCTTCGCGCAGGCCTTGCCAGACGAGCCAGGCGCCGCCGATCTCGAAGAGGGCGGCCACGACGAAGAGGGCGGCGGAACGGAGGATCTGCATGCGGTCACCCTCGCACGGGGGTCCGTGGAATACGGGGCGGGGTGGCTCCGTTCTCCGGGTATAGTTGAATCGTAAACAACCTGGAGGGTGTGAGCGAGCATGCAGTTCGGGATCTTCAGCGTCGGGGACGTCACTCCGGACCCGACCACGGGACGGACGCCGACCGAGCGCGAGCGGATCAAGGCCATGGTCGCCATCGCGCTCAAGGCCGAGGAGGTCGGCCTCGACGTCTTCGCCACGGGCGAGCACCACAACCCGCCGTTCGTGCCGTCCTCGCCGACCACGATGCTCGGCTATGTCGCGGCGAGGACGGAGCGGCTGATCCTCTCCACGTCCACCACCCTGATCACCACCAACGACCCGGTGAAGATCGCCGAGGACTTCGCGATGCTCCAGCACCTCGCGGACGGGCGGACGGACCTGATGATGGGGCGCGGCAACACCGGCCCCGTCTACCCCTGGTTCGGCCAGGACATCCGCCAGGGCATCAACCTCGCGGTCGAGAACTACGCGCTGCTGCACCGGCTGTGGCGGGAGGACGTGGTGGACTGGGAGGGCACCTTCCGCACGCCGCTGCAGGGCTTCACCTCCACCCCGCGCCCGCTGGACGGCGTGCCGCCGTTCGTCTGGCACGGCTCCATCCGCTCCCCGGAGATCGCCGAACAGGCCGCGTACTACGGCGACGGCTTCTTCCACAACAACATCTTCTGGCCCGCCGACCACACCGAGCGCATGGTCGCGCTCTACCGGGAGCGCTACGCCCACTACGGGCACGGCGCCGCGGAGCAGGCCGTCGTGGGACTGGGCGGTCAGGTGTTCATGCGGAGGAACTCCCAGGACGCGATGCGCGAGTTCCGGCCGTACTTCGACAACGCGCCGGTGTACGGGCACGGGCCGTCCCTGGAGGAGTTCACCGACCGGACGCCGCTGACCGTCGGCTCGCCGCAGCAGGTCATCGAGAAGACGCTGTCCTTCCGGAAGTACGCCGGCGACTACCAGCGCCAGCTGTTCCTGATGGACCATGCGGGGCTGCCGCTGAAGACCGTGCTGGAGCAGATCGACCTGCTCGGCGAGCAGGTCGTGCCGGTGCTGCGCGAGGAGTTCGCCAAGGGCCGCCCGGCGCATGTGCCGGAGGCGCCGACCCATCGCTCGCTGCTCGCGGCCGCGGAGGCCCGGGGCGGTGCCGAGGGGGCGAAGGAAGGTTCCGAGGAGGTGGGCGTCGCATGAGACTGGTCGTCGTCTCGGCGGGGCTGAGCGTCCCGTCCTCCACCCGGCTGCTCGCCGATCGGCTGGCCGCCGCGGTGGACCGGCGCCATCCCGTCGACCTCCAGGTCGTCGAACTGCGTGACCTGGCCGTGGAGATCGCGCACCACTTCACCAACGGGTTCCCCGGCGGAGCGCTCGGTGCGGCGCTGGACGCGGTGACGGGGGCGGACGGACTGATCGTCGTCACACCGGTGTTCTCGGCCTCGTACAGCGGTCTGTTCAAGTCGTTCTTCGATGTGATCGACAAGGACGCGCTGGCGGGCAAGCCGGTCCTGGTCGCGGCGACCGGCGGCAGCGCCCGGCACTCGCTGGTCCTGGACCACGCCCTGCGTCCGCTCTTCTCCTATCTGCGGGCCCTGATCGTCCCGACCGGCGTCTACGCGGCCTCCGAGGACTGGGGCGCCGAGGGGCTCGCCGAACGGATCGAACGGGCGGCGGGCGAGCTGGCGCGGCTGATGGGCGCGGGCACCGCGCCGGAGCCGGCCGGCTCCGGGGCGCGGGAGTCCGCGGGGCCGGTGCCTGCGGCGGCCGTACCGTCGCAGCCGGAGCACGGAGCCGAGTCCGTACCGTCTGTACCGTCCGTACCGCACACCGCCGGGCCGGAGCGGCAGGGCGCGGACGAACGCGGCGCGACGCGCTCCCACGGCTTCCGGGTGATCCCCTTCGAGGAACAGCTGGCCGCGCTGCGGAAGTAGAAGGACAAGAGCGGAGAAGGGCGGGCCGGGCGGCTCCGTGCGGTGGCGCCCGGGCGTGGGTGAGGGGTGGGCCGCCACCGTCGTACCGTTCCGGCCCACCCCTCCCGTCACCCGGCCTCGCCCTGGGACGGCGGGTCGGGAGCCTCGAGGGCGGCGTCGGCCTCCGGCCCCTTCGGGAGCCCGGCCGTCGTGCCGTACCTGTGCAGATGTCTTCCGGGGCGATCGCGGTGCCCGGCGGAGGTCCGGCGGGATCAGGAGGCCTCTCGATCCCGCGCGGTGACGCTCGGTGACGCTCCCCAACGCGTCGGCCGGCACCCCGCGACCGCTCCGTTCAGGTCCCGTCGCCGTGACCCTCCGCGGCGTGCCCCCGAGGGCGGGACGCGGCGACGTGACATAGCCGACACACTGGCCCCACCAGGTAAGTCGCCACGCCGGGAGCGGTGAGAGAGGGGTAAGAAGGCTCCTGCGGCTCCGCTCATCCGGTCGGGCACGGCTGTGACCTTGGCAGACTGGTGGGGTGACCCAGACCGTGCTGCTCGCCGAGGACGACCGTGCCATCCGCCATGCCCTGGAACGCGCGCTGACGCTGGAGGGTTACCAGGTGACCGCCGTGGCCGACGGCGTGGAGGCCCTCGCCCAGGCCCACCGCACCCAGCCCGATGTGCTGGTGCTCGATGTGATGATGCCCGGCATCGACGGCCTCCAGGTGTGCCGGGTGCTGCGCGCCGAGGGGGACCGCACCCCGATCCTGATGCTCACCGCGCTGGTGGAGACCGCCGACCGGATCGCGGGCCTGGACGCGGGCGCCGACGACTATGTCGTCAAGCCGTTCGACGTCGAGGAGGTCTTCGCCCGGCTGAGGGCCCTGCTGCGCCGTACCAACGGCTCCGCCGCCTTCGAGATGCCCAAGGAGGAGGAGAAGGTACCCAGCGGCCAGGTGTCCGTCGCCGGGCTGCGCATGGATGTGCAGGCGCGCCGCGCCTGGCGCGGCGCGCGGGAGCTGGAGCTCACCAGGACCGAGTTCGACCTGCTGGAACTGCTCGCCCGCAACACCGGCATCGTCCTCGACCACGCCACCATCTACGACCGCATCTGGGGCTACGACTTCGGCCCGGGATCCAAGAACCTCGCCGTCTACGTGGGTTATCTGCGGCGCAAGCTCGACGAGCCGGGAGCCCCGGCGCTCATCCACACGGTGCGCGGCGTGGGGTACGTCCTGAGGGAGGACTAGTGCCTCCGCCGTCCCGCCCGGCCACCGGCGCCGGCCCCGACACCGGGTTCTGGCTGCGCCGGTGGCAGCGGCTGCCGCGCGGGCTGCGCCGCCGGCTGCGGCTGCGGTCCAGGCTGCGGCGGATGTCGTCGCTGCGGACCACCTTCACCGTGTCGTTCGCGGCCGTGGCCGCCGGGGTCACCGTCCTGGTCGGCTTTCTGAGCTACGACGCCGCCGCCCGCCTGGTCCGGGTGGACCAGCAGACCGTCTTCGCGCAGGTCGTGGCCGATCTGCGGGACCAGGTCAGTCAGAAGCCGCTGCGGCCGGAGGACTTCGCGGTCTCCGACAAGGACCACGACACCCCGCGCGACGACATCATCCGGCCCAGCCGCACGGTGGTGCAGGTCCTCGGCCCCGGCGGGAAGCTCGTCGACCACTCCAACCCCCCGCTGCCCGTGGGCGCCGACGACCGGGGGATCGCCGAGGCCACCCGCTCGGGCAAGCTGGTGGAACACGCGAACGTCAGCGTCGGCGGCGACGTCTACCGGGTCGCCACCGTCGCGCTCGGCCGCGGCAGGGGTGCGGTGCAGGTCGCCCAGGAGCTCAGCAGCACCGAGGACCTGCTGCGCAGCCTTCAGCAGCGGACCGTCCTGCTGGTCGGCGCGGTCGTCCTGGCGTCCGGGCTGTTCGGCTGGTGGCTGGCCCGGCGGATCACCCGGCGGCTGGTGCGGCTGACCGGCGCCGCCGAGGACGTGGCGCGCACCCGGCGGCTCGGCATCCAGGTGCCGGTCACCGGAAACGACGAGGTGGCCCGCCTCGGCCGCTCCTTCGACCGGATGCTCGGGCGGCTGGCCCAGTCCGAGGAGGACCAGCGGCGCCTGGTGCAGGACGCGGGCCATGAGCTCCTTACCCCGCTGACGTCCCTGCGGACGAACATCTCGCTGCTGGGCCGTATCGACGAGCTGCCCTCCGCCGCCCGTGAGGAACTGGTCGCCGACCTCGCCGAGGAGTCCAGGGAGCTGACCGACCTGGTCAATGAGCTGGTCGCGCTGGCGGCCGGGCAGTCGGACACCGAACCGGTGCAGCGGCTGACGCTCGCCGATGTGGTGGAGGACGCGGCGACGATCGCCCGGCGCCGCACCGGCCGGGAGATCGTCGTCCGGGCCGGCGGGGACACCACGGTCGACGGACGGGCCACGGCGCTCCAGCGTGCGGTGTCCAACCTGCTGGAGAACGCGGCGAAGTTCGACCGGGAGGGCGGGGCGCCGATCGAGGCCGTCGTCACGGGTCCGCGGCACCCGCTCCAGCTGGAGGACTCCGACGAGCCGGACACCGGGCCGCCGCTGGGCAGTGTGCGGGTCGAGGTCATGGACCGGGGGCCCGGTCTCGAGGACGGCGACCGGCTCCGTATCTTCGACCGCTTCTACCGCGCCGCGGACGCGAGGAGCCTGCCCGGCTCGGGGCTCGGCCTCTCGATCGTGCGGGAGGTGGCGATCTCGCACGGGGGAGCGGCGTTCGCCCACCGGCGTGCCGGCGGCGGTTCGGTCATCGGCTTCACGGTCGGCGGGGGAGCCGCCGGCAGGCGCGAGTAGCGGGGCCCCGGATCGGCCCGGCCCCGGGTCGGTTCGGCCCCGGGTCGGCCCGGCCCGTGTGCCGTGCCGGACCCCGAGGCGATCCCCGGTCAGCCCACATGCACCCGGGGCCGTCTGCTCCGGTCCGGTTCCGCCTCCCGCAGCACCTCCCGGGTGACGGGGGCGACCTCACCCTGGCCGAAGAGGAAGAAGCGCAGGAAGTTGGCGAACGGGTTGCCCTCGGTCCACTCGAAATAGATGTGCGGGATGCGGCCGGTGGTGTCGCGGACGTGCAGCAGCAGGGCGGCGAGGGCGTTGGGGATGGAGGACGACTCCAGGGTGAGCACCCGGTAGCGGTCGTGCACCACCTCGCCGCGTACGGTCATGCCGGTCTCGAACTCCGAGGGGTCGCCGACCGTCACCTCCACGAAGACGAAGTCCTCCTGCGGGGGCAGGTCGTGGTCGGCCCTGATCTGCTCGACCTTCGCCCGGTACTGGGCGGCGTCCCGGGCATGGGGCTCGTTGGCGATGAAGCGGATACGGCGGCTGGCGATGTCCCGGACGAAGCGTTCCGCCATCGAGTCCACGGTCACACTGGTCACCCGCAGTTCGAACGCACGGGCGAGCCGGGACAGCAGCGAGACCAGGATGATCCCGGTGATGAAGCAGGCGCCGATCTTCACCCCGTCCGGCCGCTCGATCACATTGACGACCGTGGTGTACAGGAACACCGCAGAGATCACCGCGAAGGCGACGGTCCAGCGCCGCTGGCGGGCCCTGCGGGACGCGATGGTCACCGCGATCGCCGCGGAGCTGATCAGCACCAGCACACCGGTGGCGTAGGCACCGCCCTGGGCGTCGA encodes:
- a CDS encoding response regulator transcription factor, with protein sequence MTQTVLLAEDDRAIRHALERALTLEGYQVTAVADGVEALAQAHRTQPDVLVLDVMMPGIDGLQVCRVLRAEGDRTPILMLTALVETADRIAGLDAGADDYVVKPFDVEEVFARLRALLRRTNGSAAFEMPKEEEKVPSGQVSVAGLRMDVQARRAWRGARELELTRTEFDLLELLARNTGIVLDHATIYDRIWGYDFGPGSKNLAVYVGYLRRKLDEPGAPALIHTVRGVGYVLRED
- a CDS encoding sensor histidine kinase, whose amino-acid sequence is MSSLRTTFTVSFAAVAAGVTVLVGFLSYDAAARLVRVDQQTVFAQVVADLRDQVSQKPLRPEDFAVSDKDHDTPRDDIIRPSRTVVQVLGPGGKLVDHSNPPLPVGADDRGIAEATRSGKLVEHANVSVGGDVYRVATVALGRGRGAVQVAQELSSTEDLLRSLQQRTVLLVGAVVLASGLFGWWLARRITRRLVRLTGAAEDVARTRRLGIQVPVTGNDEVARLGRSFDRMLGRLAQSEEDQRRLVQDAGHELLTPLTSLRTNISLLGRIDELPSAAREELVADLAEESRELTDLVNELVALAAGQSDTEPVQRLTLADVVEDAATIARRRTGREIVVRAGGDTTVDGRATALQRAVSNLLENAAKFDREGGAPIEAVVTGPRHPLQLEDSDEPDTGPPLGSVRVEVMDRGPGLEDGDRLRIFDRFYRAADARSLPGSGLGLSIVREVAISHGGAAFAHRRAGGGSVIGFTVGGGAAGRRE